In Homo sapiens chromosome 17 genomic scaffold, GRCh38.p14 alternate locus group ALT_REF_LOCI_1 HSCHR17_1_CTG5, a single window of DNA contains:
- the CRHR1 gene encoding corticotropin-releasing factor receptor 1 isoform 1e-B (isoform 1e-B is encoded by transcript variant 1e), with the protein MSPEVHQSNVGWCRLVTAAYNYFHVTNFFWMFGEGCYLHTAIVLTYSTDRLRKWMFICIGWGVPFPIIVAWAIGKLYYDNEKCWFGKRPGVYTDYIYQGPMILVLLINFIFLFNIVRILMTKLRASTTSETIQYRKAVKATLVLLPLLGITYMLFFVNPGEDEVSRVVFIYFNSFLESFQGFFVSVFYCFLNSEVRSAIRKRWHRWQDKHSIRARVARAMSIPTSPTRVSFHSIKQSTAV; encoded by the exons ATGAGCCCCGAGGTCCACCAGAGCAACGTG ggCTGGTGCAGGTTGGTGACAGCCGCCTACAACTACTTCCATGTGACCAACTTCTTCTGGATGTTCGGCGAGGGCTGCTACCTGCACACAGCCATCGTGCTCACCTACTCCACCGACCGGCTGCGCAAATGGATGTTCATCTGCATTGGCTGGG GTGTGCCCTTCCCCATCATTGTGGCCTGGGCCATTGGGAAGCTGTACTACGACAATGAGAA GTGTTGGTTTGGCAAAAGGCCTGGGGTGTACACCGACTACATCTACCAGGGCCCCATGATCCTGGTCCTGCTG ATCAATTTCATCTTCCTTTTCAACATCGTCCGCATCCTCATGACCAAGCTCCGGGCATCCACCACGTCTGAGACCATTCAGTACAG GAAGGCTGTGAAAGCCACTCTGGTGCTGCTGCCCCTCCTGGGCATCACCTACATGCTGTTCTTCGTCAATCCCGGGGAGGATGAGGTCTCCCGGGTCGTCTTCATCTACTTCAACTCCTTCCTGGAATCCTTCCAG ggcttctttgtgtctgtgttctaCTGTTTCCTCAATAGTGAG GTCCGTTCTGCCATCCGGAAGAGGTGGCACCGGTGGCAGGACAAGCACTCGATCCGTGCCCGAGTGGCCCGTGCCATgtccatccccacctccccaaccCGTGTCAGCTTTCACAGCATCAAGCAGTCCACAGCAGTCTGA
- the SPPL2C gene encoding signal peptide peptidase-like 2C precursor (The RefSeq protein has 7 substitutions compared to this genomic sequence) — MACLGFLLPVGFLLLISTVAGGKYGVAHVVSENWSKDYCILFSSDYITLPRDLHHAPLLPLYDGTKAPWCPGEDSPHQAQLRSPSQRPLRQTTAMVMRGNCSFHTKGWLAQGQGAHGLLIVSRVSDQQCSDTTLAPQDPRQPLADLTIPVAMLHYADMLDILSHTRGEAVVRVAMYAPPEPIIDYNMLVIFILAVGTVAAGGYWAGLTEANRLQRRRARRGGGSGGHHQLQEAAAAEGAQKEDNEDIPVDFTPAMTGVVVTLSCSLMLLLYFFYDHFVYVTIGIFGLGAGIGLYSCLSPLVCRLSLRQYQRPPHSLWASLPLPLLLLASLCATVIIFWVAYRNEDRWAWLLQDTLGISYCLFVLHRVRLPTLKNCSSFLLALLAFDVFFVFVTPFFTKTGESIMAQVALGPAESSSHERLPMVLKVPRLRVSALTLCSQPFSILGFGDIVVPGFLVAYCCRFDVQVCSRQIYFVACTVAYAVGLLVTFMAMVLMQMGQPALLYLVSSTLLTSLAVAACRQELSLFWTGQGRAKMCGLGCAPSAGSRQKQEGAADAHTASTLERGTSRGAGDLDSNPGEDTTEIVTISENEATNPEDRSDSSEGWSDAHLDPNELPFIPPGASEELMPLMPMAMLIPLMPLMPPPSELGHVHAQAQAHETGLPWAGLHKRKGLKVRKSMSTQAPL, encoded by the coding sequence ATGGCGTGCCTGGGCTTCCTCCTCCCCGTgggcttcctcctcctcatcagcACCGTGGCCGGGGGAAAGTACGGCGTGGCCCACGTGGTGTCGGAGAATTGGAGCAAGGACTACTGTATCCTGTTCAGCTCCGACTACATCACCCTCCCCCGGGACCTGCACCACGCCCCACTCCTGCCCCTGTATGATGGCACCAAGGCACCCTGGTGCCCGGGTGAGGATTccccccaccaggcccagctccgCTCCCCCAGCCAGCGGCCCCTCCGCCAGACCACTGCCATGGTCATGAGGGGTAACTGCAGCTTCCACACGAAAGGCTGGCTGGCTCAGGGCCAAGGTGCCCACGGGCTGCTCATCGTGAGCCGGGTCAGTGACCAACAGTGCTCAGACACCACCCTGGCACCCCAGGATCCCCGCCAGCCCCTGGCAGACCTCACCATCCCTGTGGCTATGCTCCACTATGCTGACATGCTGGACATCCTCAGCCACACTCGTGGGGAGGCCGTCGTCCGCGTGGCCATGTACGCACCCCCAGAGCCCATCATCGACTACAACATGCTGGTCATCTTCATCCTGGCTGTGGGCACAGTGGCTGCAGGCGGCTACTGGGCCGGCCTGACCGAAGCCAACCGGCTACAGCGGCGCCGTGCCCGAAGAGGAGGGGGGCCTGGTGGTCACCATCAGCTGCAGGAAGCTGCAGCAGCTGAGGGAGCCCAGAAGGAAGATAATGAGGACATCCCAGTGGACTTCACGCCGGCCATGACAGGCGTGGTGGTCACCCTGTCCTGCTCGCTCATGCTGCTGCTCTACTTCTTCTATGACCACTTTGTCTATGTCACCATTGGGATCTTTGGCCTGGGTGCTGGCATTGGCCTCTACAGCTGCCTGTCACCCCTGGTGTGCCGCCTGTCCCTGCGGCAATACCAGAGGCCTCCGCACAGCCTCTGGGCCTCTCTGCCgctgcctctgctgctgctggcGAGCCTGTGCACAACCGTGATCATCTTCTGGGTGGCCTACCGCAATGAGGACCGCTGGGCGTGGCTCCTGCAGGACACACTGGGCATTTCCTACTGCCTGTTCGTCCTGCACCGTGTGCGGCTGCCCACTCTCAAGAACTGCTCCTCCTTCCTGCTGGCCCTGCTGGCCTTTGATGTCTTCTTTGTCTTCGTCACCCCCTTCTTCACCAAAACCGGTGAGAGCATCATGGCGCAGGTTGCCTTGGGCCCTGCAGAGTCTTCAAGCCATGAGAGGCTGCCCATGGTACTCAAAGTGCCCCGGCTAAGAGTCTCCGCCTTGACCCTGTGCAGCCAGCCCTTCTCCATCCTTGGCTTCGGTGACATTGTGGTCCCCGGCTTCCTGGTTGCTTACTGTTGCCCCTTTGATGTGCAAGTCTGCTCCCGTCAGGTCTACTTCGTGGCCTGCACTGTGGCCTATGCTGTGGGCCTGCTGGTCACATTCATGGCCATGGTCCTCATGCAGATGGGCCAACCTGCCTTGCTCTACCTAGTGTCCAGCACCCTGCTCACCAGCCTGGCTGTGGCTGCCTGCCGCCAAGAGCTCAGCCTCTTCTGGACTGGCCAGGGCAGAGCTAAGATGTGTGGGCTCGGCTGTGCCCCTTCGGCTGGCTCTAGGCAGAAGCAGGAGGGCGCAGCAGACGCCCACACAGCCAGCACACTTGAGAGAGGCACCAGCCGAGGAGCAGGGGACTTAGACAGCAACCCTGGAGAAGACACCACTGAGATTGTCACCATATCTGAGAATGAAGCCACCAATCCAGAGGACCGCAGTGATAGCCCCGAGGGCTGGAGTGACGCCCACTTGGATCCTAATGAGCTGCCCTTCATCCCCCCTAGGGCCTCGGAGGAGCTGATGCCACTGATGCCAATGGCCATGCTGATCCCACTCATGCCCCTGATGCCCCGGCCCTCAGAGCTGGGCCACGTCCATGCCCAAGCCCAGGCCCACGAGACTGGCCTGCCCTGGGCGGGACTCCACAAGAGGAAGGGTTTGAAAGTAAGAAAGAGCATGTCGACCCAGGCTCCCTTGTGA
- the LINC02210-CRHR1 gene encoding CRHR1-IT1-CRHR1 protein isoform 6 (isoform 6 is encoded by transcript variant 6; The RefSeq protein has 1 substitution compared to this genomic sequence), with protein MVSATIPQKKSKVHYHVAVIINYLGHCISLVALLVAFVLFLRLRSIRCLRNIIHWNLISAFILRNATWFVVQLTMSPEVHQSNVGWCRLVTAAYNYFHVTNFFWMFGEGCYLHTAIVLTYSTDRLRKWMFICIGWGVPFPIIVAWAIGKLYYDNEKCWFGKRPGVYTDYIYQGPMILVLLINFIFLFNIVRILMTKLRASTTSETIQYRASLCLCSTVSSIVRSVLPSGRGGTGGRTSTRSVPEWPVPCPSPPPQPVSAFTASSSPQQSELAGHGAAPKELWLGG; from the exons aaaaaaagcaaggtgcaCTACCATGTCGCAGTCATCATCAACTACCTGGGCCACTGTATCTCCCTGGTGGCCCTCCTGGTGGCCTTTGTCCTCTTTCTGCGGCTCAG GAGCATCCGGTGCCTGCGAAACATCATCCACTGGAACCTCATCTCCGCCTTCATCCTGCGCAACGCCACCTGGTTCGTGGTCCAGCTAACCATGAGCCCCGAGGTCCACCAGAGCAACGTG ggCTGGTGCAGGTTGGTGACAGCCGCCTACAACTACTTCCATGTGACCAACTTCTTCTGGATGTTCGGCGAGGGCTGCTACCTGCACACAGCCATCGTGCTCACCTACTCCACCGACCGGCTGCGCAAATGGATGTTCATCTGCATTGGCTGGG GTGTGCCCTTCCCCATCATTGTGGCCTGGGCCATTGGGAAGCTGTACTACGACAATGAGAA GTGTTGGTTTGGCAAAAGGCCTGGGGTGTACACCGACTACATCTACCAGGGCCCCATGATCCTGGTCCTGCTG ATCAATTTCATCTTCCTTTTCAACATCGTCCGCATCCTCATGACCAAGCTCCGGGCATCCACCACGTCTGAGACCATTCAGTACAG ggcttctttgtgtctgtgttctaCTGTTTCCTCAATAGTGAG GTCCGTTCTGCCATCCGGAAGAGGTGGCACCGGTGGCAGGACAAGCACTCGATCCGTGCCCGAGTGGCCCGTGCCATgtccatccccacctccccaaccCGTGTCAGCTTTCACAGCATCAAGCAGTCCACAGCAGTCTGAGCTGGCAGGTCATGGAGCAGCCCCCAAACAGCTGTGGCTGGGGGGATGA
- the CRHR1 gene encoding corticotropin-releasing factor receptor 1 isoform 1i-B (isoform 1i-B is encoded by transcript variant 1i), whose protein sequence is MVSATIPQKKSKVHYHVAVIINYLGHCISLVALLVAFVLFLRLRSIRCLRNIIHWNLISAFILRNATWFVVQLTMSPEVHQSNVGWCRLVTAAYNYFHVTNFFWMFGEGCYLHTAIVLTYSTDRLRKWMFICIGWGVPFPIIVAWAIGKLYYDNEKCWFGKRPGVYTDYIYQGPMILVLLINFIFLFNIVRILMTKLRASTTSETIQYRKAVKATLVLLPLLGITYMLFFVNPGEDEVSRVVFIYFNSFLESFQGFFVSVFYCFLNSEVRSAIRKRWHRWQDKHSIRARVARAMSIPTSPTRVSFHSIKQSTAV, encoded by the exons aaaaaaagcaaggtgcaCTACCATGTCGCAGTCATCATCAACTACCTGGGCCACTGTATCTCCCTGGTGGCCCTCCTGGTGGCCTTTGTCCTCTTTCTGCGGCTCAG GAGCATCCGGTGCCTGCGAAACATCATCCACTGGAACCTCATCTCCGCCTTCATCCTGCGCAACGCCACCTGGTTCGTGGTCCAGCTAACCATGAGCCCCGAGGTCCACCAGAGCAACGTG ggCTGGTGCAGGTTGGTGACAGCCGCCTACAACTACTTCCATGTGACCAACTTCTTCTGGATGTTCGGCGAGGGCTGCTACCTGCACACAGCCATCGTGCTCACCTACTCCACCGACCGGCTGCGCAAATGGATGTTCATCTGCATTGGCTGGG GTGTGCCCTTCCCCATCATTGTGGCCTGGGCCATTGGGAAGCTGTACTACGACAATGAGAA GTGTTGGTTTGGCAAAAGGCCTGGGGTGTACACCGACTACATCTACCAGGGCCCCATGATCCTGGTCCTGCTG ATCAATTTCATCTTCCTTTTCAACATCGTCCGCATCCTCATGACCAAGCTCCGGGCATCCACCACGTCTGAGACCATTCAGTACAG GAAGGCTGTGAAAGCCACTCTGGTGCTGCTGCCCCTCCTGGGCATCACCTACATGCTGTTCTTCGTCAATCCCGGGGAGGATGAGGTCTCCCGGGTCGTCTTCATCTACTTCAACTCCTTCCTGGAATCCTTCCAG ggcttctttgtgtctgtgttctaCTGTTTCCTCAATAGTGAG GTCCGTTCTGCCATCCGGAAGAGGTGGCACCGGTGGCAGGACAAGCACTCGATCCGTGCCCGAGTGGCCCGTGCCATgtccatccccacctccccaaccCGTGTCAGCTTTCACAGCATCAAGCAGTCCACAGCAGTCTGA